Within the Acidobacteriota bacterium genome, the region TTCAGGCGTGATAAAGGGTTTCGGATTCGATGCCATAAGCTTAACCTTCCTGCTAATTTTTTAGCATCAAGTCACACCCGGTTCCGCTACGCGCCGGATTCGGCGATTTCCATTGCATTGTGGATGCGGGCTTTCTCTTCGACGGGCAGAAAATCCAGGAAGCGCTCAGCATCAATCGCCGCCATGCAACCCGTCCCGGCTGCAGTAATCGCCTGACGATAGTAAGCGTCCTGCGCATCACCACAGGCAAACACGCCGGCAATATTGGTCGCCGTGGTGCGCCCCTGAGTTTTGATATAACCGACCTCGTCCATCTCCAGCCAGCCTTTGAAAATCTGTGTGTTGGGTTGATGCCCGATGGCGATGAAAACGCCTTCGCAGGGAAAAATGCTCTCTGCGCCGGTCTTCAAATTTTTGATGCGCACACCGGAGACGCCGCTTTGCGGGGTGCCGAGAATCTCTTCGACAGCCGTATCCCAGAGGAACTCGATTTTCTCGTTAGCAAAAGCTTTCTCCTGCATGATTTTTGACGCGCGCAAAGCATCGCGGCGATGAACGACCGTCACTTTGGTGGCGAACTTGGTTAAAAACGTCGCTTCTTCCATTGCCGTATCGCCGCCGCCGACGACCACCAAAGGTTTTCCGCGAAAGAAAAAGCCGTCACAGGTT harbors:
- the trxB gene encoding thioredoxin-disulfide reductase; protein product: MAKQRIYKEVVIIGSGPAGLTAAIYSGRANLNPLVIEGPQPGGQLMITTDVENYPGFAKGIMGPALMQEFRDQAARFGTAFLTTWVNEVELSKRPFILNTDDQVIEAETLIIASGASAKWLGIPGEAPVPHGLGGAGVSACATCDGFFFRGKPLVVVGGGDTAMEEATFLTKFATKVTVVHRRDALRASKIMQEKAFANEKIEFLWDTAVEEILGTPQSGVSGVRIKNLKTGAESIFPCEGVFIAIGHQPNTQIFKGWLEMDEVGYIKTQGRTTATNIAGVFACGDAQDAYYRQAITAAGTGCMAAIDAERFLDFLPVEEKARIHNAMEIAESGA